The DNA sequence AGAGCCAGAGAAGTTCATGCAGCATGTAGGGCTGAAGGTTATTGACTCTGGGAAAGGGATGGAAGTGGCTAACTAAGCTGCTTGCCTCCTATTATAAAATTAATACTTGTTAAATCAGGCCCTGCATATGCGGGGCCTTTTTTATTTCAAGAGGTTATAAAAATATCAATTTATGACGTATAATAGATAGAAATAGGAGTTGATATGTCCAAGAAGTTTCTAATTATCCCTTTATTACTAATGACAAGTAATGCATTCAGCTTACCTAAGAACTTTGGGTATCGTTCAAGACTAAAGGCCTGCATCGACAAGGCCGTAAATTCTGATTGTGACTATCAAGTAAAGGGGAAGTCTATAAGCGGTGAGTGCCGTGAGGCAAAGAAAGGTAAGAGGCTTATTTGTGTTAATTTAGATAAGCTCGAAAAATAAAAACACCTCTTTCGAAGTGTTTTTTATTCTCCTGAAGCACCGTAATTAGGTAAAACTCGCGCTGATGGATCATCAACCTGACAGTTTTCCCACTCTTTATTAGGCATCCAAAAGTCTGTAATAAGGCCTGAAAGCCCTGGAAAGTGCTCTTCAAAGAGATCACGATACATAAGAGATTCTTTCGTAAATGGAGTCGCATACGGATATTTTTCACTCGCTTTAGATAGCTCCTCTTCGCTATATTTCTCTCCTGCAAGTGCCTTAAGCCAATCAACCATATCGTGCCCAACAGCGTCTGAGAAGGCCGCTTTTTCACGCCATAGAATTTCATTAGGAAGATAACCACTATGATCAAAAGCTTTTCTAAGAAGAAATTTCCCTTCTCCTGACCAATTCATTTTAAGCTCTGGTGCAATTCCCATAACGTACTCGATAAAGGCCTTGTCACTAAAAGGGACACGCGCTTCAAGCGAGTGAGAACTTATCGAGCGATCTGCTCTTAGTACATCATAGAGATATAATTCGTGAACACGTTTTTGAGCTTCCTTTTGGAACTCAAGAGGACTAGGTGCAAAGTCAGTGTACTTATAGCCAAATAGTTCATCACTAACTTCTCCTGTTAGAACAACCTTAACATCAGTTTTTTCACGTATGTACTTACATACAAGTGACATACCCATTGAAGCTCGAATTGTAGTGATATCCCATGTTTCAAGCTTATGAACAAGCTCCCTTAAGTGTTCAAATGCTTCCTCTTTTGTGAAGATGACTTCATGGTGCTCACTACCGAGGTAGTCAGCAACAATTCGTGCATATTTTAAATCAATTGGATTTGTATCAATTCCAACGGCAAATGTTTTAATTGGGCGATCACTAAGTTTTGCTGCAATGGCACATACTAGCGATGAATCAAGACCACCTGAAAGGAGGAAGCCTACCGGAGCATCAGCATCAAGCCGCTTTCTCACTCCTTCAACTAAGTGATCGTGAATCCCCTGATAAACGGCCTCTAAATCTTCTTTTTCACGAGGTTTAATCTCTCGAACATCAAAGTATGGTGTAAATTCACCATCGGCATAATAGTGTCCTGGTGGAAATGGTTTGATATCTTTACATAGACCTTGTAGCGCCTTTACTTCACTGGCAAAAGCAATTTTTCCATCTTCAGGCCCATATCCATAAAAGAGGGGACGAATACCAATTGGGTCTCGTCCTGCATAGTATTTACCTTCGCGTTCAATAACAAAAGCGAACTCCCCATCAAGAGACATAAGAAGTTTTTTAATACCGTACTCTTCAAAGATTGGAATAATGACTTCACAGTCTGAATCTGATTTAAACTCATAACGATCAATATAGTCAGTTTTTAAAATACGGTGGTTGTAGATTTCGCCGTTGCAGACTAGGTGTGTTTGAGACTTTGAGATAAAAGGTTGAGAGCCGGCTTCACTTAGATCCATGATGGCCAGGCGGTGAAAGCCCATCGTTCCTTGCGCTAATTGATGGATGGCCCTTTGATCTGGCCCGCGGTGAGAGATAAGATCAAACTTCTCTTCAAACTCTTTTTCTTCAACTTTTCCGGTAAAAACACTAAAACCACACATGAGAACCTCCATATTATTAGTTATGTTCGGATTTTTTTAATAATTTCTCAATATTGAACACTAATAACTATGAGTTATTTAATAAATGACCTAAAATAGTGACAGATTAATAATTTAAGGGGTGGGTTGTGGCCGATAACTACGAAATTGATAGTATTGATAAGAAGATCATTAAGCTTATGGAAAAGGATGCCCGTATGCCATTTCTTGAAATGGCCCGAAAAATAGGGGTTTCTGGCGGAACAATCCATCAGCGAGTTGAAAAACTAAGAGAGGCCGGTGTTATAATTGGAAGCACAATCAAAGTCGACTATTCTAAGCTAGGTCATAATGTTGTGGTTCTCTTGGGTCTTCACTTAGTTAATGCACGCGATATCCACAAGGTTATCGATAAGCTTGAGAAGATGGATGAGATCGTTGAAGCTTATTATACTACTGGTGACTACGCTCTTATTGTAAAAATCATTGTTAAAGACATTAATCATTTTCACGAATTTCTTATTGGAAAAATTCAAATGATTAAAGAGATTCAATCAACTGAATCTTTTATTAGCTTAAAACAAGTTATAAACAAGAGTTTAAATGTTTAGTGCCCTAAGTATGTAAGAGTCTTCTTTACAGCTATCCCAATTAATAGAAGAGCAAAAAGTTTTTTAAGAATAGCTTGATTGGCAACACTTGATATCCTTGCTCCAAACTTAGTAAAAAAGAAGCTTGCGATAGAAATTCCTAAGAATGCCGGTAAGTAGATATATCCAAGGGAATACTCTGGCGTGGCCTTGTCTAGGCCATTATAAACATAGAATGAACTACTGAAAAGTGCAATTGGAATTCCTAGAGAAGCTGAAATGGCCACAGCATTTTTCATCTGATAACCACGCCATGTAAGAAAAGGAACGCTAATTGTTCCTCCGCCAATCCCAAGAACTGATGACTTAAGGCCTATGATAAAGCCTGTGAAATTAAATAAGAAATTTGAAGTTTCTTTTGGTTCTTCAACCTTGGATTTGTAAAAAATCATCTTTAATGAAACGAGATAGAGATAGCAAATAAAGATAAACTCTAGGGTTTGGGCCTTTACTATATTAACGAGATAGGCACCAAAACTTATTCCGACAATCATTGGCACTAAGAATTTCTTTGTAATATCAAAGAGAAGATTTCCCATATTATAATGTCTGAGAGTTGAAGCGCTTGCGGTAATAACAATTGTAGCAAGGGAAGTCCCTAGGGCCATATACATTCTAATATCTGGTGAGAAACCTTGTTTTTGAAATAAGAATAATAGGGTTGGAACAATGACAACACCTCCTCCAATGCCAAAAAGGCCAGAGAGTGTTCCAACAAATGCACCAACGAGTAAGTATAGTAAGAAAATCATGCTAACAATATGCACCCATAAATGAGCTTAGACAAGAAGTATACTTGTTCATTATTGTCGGAAATCGACCTGAAATCATTGATTACTCGAGGAATATTCTCTCTTAGGTCTGCGTCAACGCAAAAGTTGCCATATGCTTATTTTAAAGGCTTTTAATGAGAAAATAGAGGGTAGTGAGGACCTTATGAATCTATTTAAAAATAAAACAAAAAAGAATCAGCCTGAAACAAAATCTATCGTCGAAATTGAAATGAGTCAGGCCAACTTAGAACTTCAAATTAGTGAAGAAAGACAGCTAATTGGAGAATATGAAGAGATAAATAAATCACTAAGAAAAGAAGTTGAGTTACAAAAGATCAAGCTTCAAAAAACCGAAATTGAATTATCGAGATTGCAAAGTACTCTTACTGATGAGTATGCAGATAAGGAGATTCTTGAAAAGAGAATTGAAAAGATCCAACAGCTAAATAGTGAACAAGAAGGACAGCTAAAGGAGTTGTTAGAAGAAAAGCAATTGATTATAAGCTCCATTGTCCAGCTGAAGAAACAAGTTGAAGAGATCAACAATTCACATCGTTCAAACTTAGATGAATTAGGTCGCATCAGAGTTGAGCTAGGAAATTTAAAAGGTGAGGAACTCTCTCTTAAAAATAAGGCATCTGTTTTAAATGGAGATAAGGCCTTTAATATGGATACACGTTCTCACTTACAAGTAGAAATAAATGAAGCTAAGAAGAGAATTTCTAAATTAAGATTAGTAATTGAAGAAGATAATAACACGCTTAAAAAATGTGATTCAAATATCGTAGAACTTGAAAATGAAAGACTTAAGTTAGATGCTGAGATTTCTGAACTTATTGAAAAAACACAAGAGGTTGTCGAAAAAAAGCATAATGAGAATATAAAACTTGAGAAACTAACGTTGCAAGTTCAAGACGTTAGAAGTGAGAAGTTGAATTTAGAAAAGCATCTCGAGTTACAACTTTTAGATTTAAAGGTTGTTGCTTCAAAACAGGCCAAATTAAATCAAGATATTATCTCTGTTGAAACATCGATTAAGAAGCTAGAGAGAGAGTCTGAATCACTACGTACACAAGAAATGAGTGAGCTTGAAATAGTATCAGGACTTGAATCTGAAATTTCTTCTAGAGAAAAGAAGAAACAGGAGCTATTACAGGATATTCAGCTGTTAAAAATTGAGTCTCAAAATTTCAAAGACAAGATCGAAGAAAACAATATTAATTCGGAAAATTTAGAAAAACAAATCAGTGAGCTAAAAGAGACAGAGAGTGTTTCTCTTATTGAAATTGATCGTCTCGATAGAGAATATAAGAAAACGAAGAAGGAATATGACACTGTCTTAGCACAATCACTTTCTCTTGAAAAAATTGTTCAAAACTATCAAAGTGAAGTTGAACGACTAGATTCTAGTGTTGAAGAACTTTTAACAAAGAAGCATAAGGCTATTTTAAATAATGAAAATCGTGAAGTGAAGATAACTTCTTTGCAAAAACAAATTGAAGAGGGAAGTCATCGAATTAGCGAAATTCGACTTGAACTACAAGATTTAAAAGGCCGTGATGTTGAAGCAAGACAAACACTGATTGACCTCGGACTCGAACATAAGAATGTTGAATACCAAAAACTAGTACTTCAAGATCAAGCCGAAAATTTAAGAAAAAGTATCGAATTACTAAATACTAAAATTGAAAAGTCGCAAACTGCGTTTGAGCTACTAAATTCTGATTGTGAGTCTCAAAATAACTTAATTAAACAATTAGCTGATGATGAAAATGCACTGAGTGAAACTAATAATGAGTTACTTTTAAAGATTGGAAGTCTAAAGGGGCGCATTCAAATTGGTGACAATCGTATTGAAGTCAAAGGTTTAGAAATCGAGGAACTTGCTAAGGAGAATCAACGTCTTAACAACATTTCAGAGAGCTTATGTGACAAACTGAATAAGACAGTTCGTATGATTGAATCTTTAGACGCTAAGATATCAACATTTGAGGGACAAATTAAGGCCCTTGATTTTGAAATTAATGCAAATCAAGTTTCATATGATGAGGCGCTATTAAAGATTAAAGAAATGGACTCAAAAACTCTTAATCTTAAGGATAAAGTTCTACGTAAGTCAGATGAACTTAAAAGTCTTACTTCATTACGCAAGAAATTTGAAAGACTGGCCAATAAGAAGACCTCTTCGGTTGAAAATATGAAGACTGAGCTAGATGAATTAAATAAGGGGATAGAATCTGAGTCGAGACTTTATACAGAAACACTTTCTAGGAAAAGGGAACTCGATGATGAGCTAACTTCTCTAAGTCTTGAGGTATCACAGCGACAAGAAAAATCTAAAAAACTACAATCTGAAATCTCTTCAATTGAGGCAATGATAGAAAGCGATGAAAGAACTATTCTACAATTAGAAGATTCTATTGTTAATCAAGGAGAAGTTCTAGAAAGACTAGAAAGCTCTCGTTTAAGCCTATTAGAGCAACATAAGGATTTAAATAATCAACAAATCGTCAGCAACGAAGAACTTACTAAAGTTGAAAATGATTGTTACTCTCTTAGGGTATCACTTTCTGATCTTGAAAAAGAAATGAATGATATTGAAACAAATTTAGAAGCAAATATTCTTCGTAAGATTCAATTAAATGAAGAAGCAAAGAAGCTAGAAAAGGATATACGATTTGCTAAGGCCGATATCGTTAAGTTAAATAGTGAAAATGAGAAAAGTGTAAGTGAGCTAAAGACTGTTGAAGAATTTCATAAAGAAAAGCTAGAGCTCCTGCAAATTGAGCTTGACGAAAAAGAACTGGTTTCGAATGAGCATCTAACTCGCCAAGGTATGCTTACTGAAGCAAAGAACTTATTAAGTTCAGTTGAAGGTGAACTAAGTGATGTTCTTTCAGAAAAAGAACTTCTAACAACTGGAATTACTAATTCAAAAAAATTAAAAGGTGAGGTACTTCTAAGAAAAGATGAGTTAGAAGAAGAGATTTCTAGTATAAAAGATGAAAATAGAGAAAACCGTCATATCCTTTCTGGTCTATCTCTTGAAATATCTAGTTTAAAGAATGAATGTAGTCATCTTGAAATAAGCTACAATGAAGAATTAGAGAAGTCTAAATCAATTGTTAAGTCTATTGATATATTAAGAAACCAAGCTAGAGATCTAAAGACTAAGCAAATAAACGAACAGAAGCAATTAGATACTTTAAAGGAAAATATTCAACCAGCAGTTGATGAATTGGCATTTGTTGAAAGACAAGTAGAAGCAGGGGCTCTTTTAAATAAACTGGAAGTTGCACTTTCTCGTGTTGAATTTGATGCAAATCTCTATGCTGAGGATGATGCTTTAATTCTTATTCGCGAAGAGAATATTCTTTTAAATATTTCAAACTATCTCGAATCTCTTCCATTTGTTTTCTCTAAGATTAATGAAGTGAAGGTTAATTTAACATCTGAGGAAGCGATTGCAATTACTGCTCGAGGTGAATTGCGTTGTGATACTGAGCTAACAAAAGAGTTATTAAGAGATAATGTAAAAGGGAAGTTTAAAAAAGGGCTTCGTTTTAAAATTTCTAATGAACAGATAAAAGTTGAGATTTTAACAAAAGAAAAAAGCCTAGGCGCAAGGGCCTAGGCTTATAATACTATCGACAATAAGGGATATCGTATTTCTTTGTGAAAACTTGTTTGTACTCTCTGTCTCCACGTCTTCTGTTGCGGATAACTTCTTTTTTTAGAGTGATTTCTGATGTTTGGTTTTGTCGATAAACTGTTTTAACCATTCGACAGTTTCTATCTTTTCTCCCAAAACAAACTTTTTCTTCTTTTTCTACCTCTATTGGATATGTAAGAATTTTAGAACCAACGACGATGTCTTTATAACGATTACCATCCTTGCTACCACCAAGCCATACTCTCTTATAGACTGGATACTCTGAAATCGATTGGATTTGATCATTATTAATACAAACGTCAAAGATAGAAATATGTCTACCTAGGTAAGCAACATCTCCATCTAGTTTTAAATCGTAGTTTTTCTTTACATACTTTCTAATAGTCTTCCAGTCGTACTGTTTTAACTCTGTAAGATCGTCGACACCGCCGACAATTCCACCAGTACCGGCATCAACGCCACCATTATTTCTATTTAATGCACTAATTCCACCTGTTCCTGCGACTGTGTTTAATGCAATTCCTAGAAATAATATTGCAATTATTGACTTCATTATAAAACCTTATTCCTTTCTCATTGTGTCAGTGGCCATGAATGTGAATGTTTTTATATCACCTAACATGCCTTCTTTTTTAGTTACTTCAATCTTTTTGTAAAATGCTTCCTGATCGATTTTTAGCCATGCTCGGTAACCTTCTGGACTTAGTCCTTCAGCATAGAATGCAATTAGGTTTTTTTCGGCGAGATCAACATCTTGAGTCTTTACATATTTCTCAACTAAGTTGAGTCCAAGCCTTTTTACAAGCTTCGGTGAAAACTCTATTTGCTTGTCACCAGTTGTGTACATATTTGTCTTAGTTAGCTTAAGGACGCCAAGGTCTAGCATACGATCTGCAGTTTCTGCTCCGCTCATTCCATAACGATATTGAATATACTCATTCGTAATAGGGGACATTGAAGCGAGACAGTAAATCTCTGCAAAAACCTTATCGTAGAACATTTCCTTATTAGCTTCTTCGCTATATTCAAGATTTCCTACTGTTGAAATAGGAGATTTCTTTTGAATTTCATTTGCAACTTTTTCAGGAAGATTCTTTAAAAGTAGGCCACCGTTTGGGCTATCAATTAAGCAAGTATATAGTCTTACAAGAGTTTGATAACCTGGCCTATTTTCTTGAGCTAATAGACGCTTTAGCGTTCTTTGGTGAATACCAGACTTTTCTGAAAGTTTACGAAGTCCAATAGATTCACTTCTAAATTGCTTTAGGTGTGATTCTAAATCTAGAGCAACTTGCTCTTTGAGCCCTAGTGAAGGAATGGCCTTCTCTTGCAACTCATTGATTATATTGGAGTTTTCTTCTCTCATTTTGCCTCAAGTATTTTTGGCGATCTTACCACTTTTCATAATTTTATTCATTTAAGCAGTAAAAATTACAAAGGCCGAAGCAGTGCCTCGGCCAATAGTTTTATTTATAGTGAGCGCCTCTTAGGGAAAGGCGCTCACCTAGGCCCAAGCTTATAACTAGTTACAAGCTGGGATTTCGAAAGACTTAGCGAAAAGTACTTCTACTTTGTCATCGTGATCACGTCCACCACGACGAGTAACTTCTGAAACAGTGATATCTCTAACAACTGGTTGAGTTTCCATTTTAGTTACAGTTTTACAGTTTCTGTCTTCTTTACCAAAACAGATCTTTCTTGTTACTTCTCTTGAGATTGGGAAAGTTAGTGTTTCGTAACCAACAACGATATCTTCGTATCTGTCACCACCATTACGGCTTCCACCGATCCACTTTCTTTCATAGATTGGGTACTGGCTTAGAGTAACAAAGTTATCACCTTCAACACAAACGTCAAATGCAGTAACGATACGGCCAACAAATACTGAGTACCCTGAAGAAATCTCTAGGCTTGGGTTAGCTTTAACTTCAGCTCTAATTGTATCCCATGAGTCATTTGCAGATAGTGCAAAAGATGAAACGCTTAGTAGTGCAGCAGCAAGTGCGATAATTTTTTTCATAAATTCCTCCGATTTGTTTGTTATCAAAAATTGATTTATTAATTTCTATATTTTTAAAGTTGCTTTGATGAAATGAAATTAATTTGATTGATATAAGGTGACAATCTCTTTAACGGAAATGGGCATTTTTATCAGACATTGTCCTTATTCTTTATTTTTGTCATGACAAATGGACAAATCAGTATAGTTTAATACAAAAAAAGGGCCGCTTGTGCGGCCCTTTGATTTATTTTGTTTGAATTTTATTGGCAGTATGGAATGATGTATTCCTTCTTAAAGTGGTCTTGCTCGACTTCTCTAGGTCTATCACTATTTGGTCTATAAACAATAACTTTCTTCACTTTAACGTTTTTAATTGTTTCTGTTGATACCTCTTTCTTAACTTCACGACATCGCTTTCCGTTATTATTACAAACCTTTTGGCGTGTTGTGTAGTTTATTGGATATGTTAAATACTTGCTTCCAACAATTTCAGTTTTAAAACCATCTTTGTCAGCACCGTAATGACTTTTCCCAACATATCTTGTTTTATAGATAGGAAACTTTCTTGTCGTTTGAATTTCGTCACCATTTAAACAAGTTTCAAAAATACTTACAGGTCTTGATACAAAGACAGTTGTACCCTCAAGCTTAACGTCAAAATTTCTCTTTGTTACATCGAGAATTCTTTGCCAAGAAGTTTGCGGCCCAAGCTTTGAGAAATCATCCTTAGTAGGTTTAGGGCCTCCTGAGACGCCACCAACGCCAGCATATATCGACATTGTCGAAATGATAGCTATTAATTTTATTATATTATTCTTCATATTACTTCTCATTCAAAGTGTCTGTTACCATAAAAGTAAAAGCTCTCTTTGCTCCTTTTGATTTGTCTTCATTTGCAATTGCAATTTTTTCCTCAAATGCCTTTGCATCTACTTGCAGCCATCGATCATAAGCTTCTTCACTTAACCCATCAGCGAAAAAGGCGATGATATTTTCTCCGAATGACTCCGCATTTTGTACTTTGCTGTACTTTTCAATTAATGATAGTCCTAAACGCTTTAAGGTTTTAGCACTAAAATTTGCTTGGTTTTCACCTAGGCTATAGTGACCACTTTTCGTGACTCTGAGGGCCTTCATTTCAATCATTTTTTCTACTGTTAGCATTCCACTCATTCCGTAACGATATTGTATTAACTCGTTAGTTATAGGCGCGCATGCCGCTAGTATATATATCTCAGCAAAAGTACGATCGTAACTCATCTGAGTTTCGATATCTTGATGATATTGTATTTTTTCTGAGACTTTATTTGGATTGCATTTCTTTATTTCATTTCGAATGACTTCTGGGACAAGTTCTAAGAGTAGGGACTCGTTGCTTGTATTAAAAATGACTCGATAGATTTTATAAAGTGTTTGATATGTAGGCTTATTCTCTTTTGCCAGGATTCGATAAAGTGTTCTTTCACTAACTCCTGTTTTTTCAGAAAAAAGACGAACACCAATTTTTACGCTCTTATACTCATCTAGTTTTTTTGCTAGATCTAAGCTAACTTGCTCAATAAGTGCTAGGGGCGCATGAGATAATTGTGGGGTGTTCATTTTATCCATAGAAAGCTTGAATAGCATGAGTCGAATCTGTTATCTACTCATGCTATAAAAAGTATAGCTTAAGTACCTTAGGGAAAATACTTAAGCTATTGAATTTATTAGTTACAAGCTGGGATTACGTATTCTTTAGTGAATAATGTTTTCTTGATCGTACGATCGTTTGATCCAACATTTCTTCTAACTACTTCTTTTACAGATACGTTCTTAGTAAGGTTTTGGTTAACTGTGTAAGCAACTCTTTTACAGTTCTTGTCACGGTTATTACATACTTGCTTGTATGAAGTATAAGTAGTTGGGTAAGAAAGGATTTCGTAACCAACGATTACTGATGCGTATCCATCTTCGTCAGCTTCTGGGTGAGTTTTTCCAACTTTAACGATTTCGTAGATTGGGAATTCTCTAGTAGTAACAAATTGGTCACCGTCTAGACATACGTCAAATGAACTTACTGGACGACCAACAAATACAGTTGTTCCTGAAATCGATAGATCATAATCAGCAGAAACTTCAGCTCTGATTGTATCCCATGAATCATTTGCAGATAGTGCAAAAGATGAAACGCTTAGTAGTGCAGCAGCAAGTGCGATAATTTTTTTCATAAATTCCTCCGGTTTATTAGACATTCATTTAATATTTGAAGCCTTTAATTAATTAAGTTGTTTTGATGTAGAGGTTATATTTTTGACGAAAGAAGATGTCTAAAAAACACAAAGAATATTTAAATTTTCTCGGACAACGGCAGTAGAGCGGGGAATTTTAACTGTCATGAGTAGGAAGATGACAGTAGAAAAAGAAAAGGCCGAGCATAAACTCGGCCTCAACTTTTATATGTACTTGATATTAGTTACAAGCTGGGATTTCGAAAGACTTAGCGAAAAGTACTTCTACTTTGTCATCGTGATCACGTCCACCACGACGAGTAACTTCTGAAACAGTGATATCTCTAACAACTGGTTGAGTTTCCATTTTAGTTACAGTTTTACAGTTTCTGTCTTCTTTACCAAAACAGATCTTTCTTGTTACTTCTCTTGAGATTGGGAAAGTTAGTGTTTCGTAACCAACAACGATATCTTCGTATCTGTCACCACCATTACGGCTTCCACCGATCCACTTTCTTTCATAGATTGGGTACTGGCTTAGAGTAACAAAGTTATCACCTTCAACACAAACGTCAAATGCAGTAACGATACGGCCAACAAATACTGAGTACCCTGAAGAAATCTCTAGGCTTGGGTTAGCTTTAACTTCAGCTCTAATTGTATCCCATGAGTCATTTGCAGATAGTGCAAAAGATGAAACGCTTAGTAGTGCAGCAGCAAGTGCGATAATTTTTTTCATAAATTCCTCCGATTTGTTTGTTATCAAAAATTGATTTATCAATTTCTATATTTTTTAGTTGTTTTGATAAGGAGAAATTAATCTAGTTGAAATAGGCCGTAAATTTTTTCTCTGTTTGAACACTAATTCGTCCGACATTGTCCAATTGTAACAAGTTCTTCAGGACAAATTGGTTAGAAATAGGACAAATGGATTGTATTGAGAATCTAAATTTAAAAAGTATTATTAATACAGAGTATATTGAAGAACTAATTTTAATGATGCTGATTTTAAAAGTAGGTAGATTTTAGACAAAAAAAAAGAACTCTTTAGAGTTCCGATTTTTTCTTTTGAATTTATACCACAAAAAAAGTGGTGGGCGATGACAGGATCGAACTGCCGACATCTACCTTGTAAGGGTAGCGCTCTCCCAGCTGAGCTAATCGCCCTCCGATTTGAAGTGGAGTTAGAATAAGGATTTCACTCTCACTTGTCAATACTATTTTTAAAAAAAGTTTAATTTTTTTAAAACAAAAAAGGCCTCTAAATAAGAGGCCTTTATACTTGTTTAAATTTTTGGATTTTCTTTTCTGATGTATCCAACAGCATTGTGACTGTGAAGACTTTCTAAGTGCTCAACCTTAGCTTGCCAGTCTAGAATCTCTTCAGCAGAGTTTAAAACCTCAGAGATTCGTCTCGTTGAGTGCTCAACGAACATTGGGTTATCACCATTAAGGATAGCGAATGCCTGCTCATCAAGTCTCTTAACTAGAGATTGAGTTTCTGTTGGAAGAGCAATTCTCATAAGATCAACTAGATCTTCAAGATGGAAGTTAGACTCCGCCTTATAAGTTGCAGTGATTGTCGCAACAGATCTTTGAGAGTGAGCAGAAGCAATACCACTTCCTTCAGTTGTCTCTCCATTTCTATACTGTTCTTCGTACTGCTTCGACATTGAAAGAGAACATGGACAAGTTGATGAATATTCGTATTCCATTGTTAGGTTGATTAGAGGAATCCCATCACGTCCTTCAACACCTTCCATTGATACTTTATAGTATTGCCATCCCCAGTTTCCTGACTTTAATGACTGTTGCTTAACAGGGTAGTTAAAGTCCAGCGTTAGGTGAGCTTGAGGAATTAAAGGTTCAGTATCGTAGTCACGAAGATCTGTACGATATCTTCTAAGTACTGTTGCAAAGAATTGATTGTTTACATTCTTTTCTAATCCTTCGGCCTGAAGGATATTACAGAAGCGAGACATATTTGCACCTGTCTTGTGTGCTTCTAAGAA is a window from the Bacteriovorax sp. BAL6_X genome containing:
- the asnB gene encoding asparagine synthase B encodes the protein MCGFSVFTGKVEEKEFEEKFDLISHRGPDQRAIHQLAQGTMGFHRLAIMDLSEAGSQPFISKSQTHLVCNGEIYNHRILKTDYIDRYEFKSDSDCEVIIPIFEEYGIKKLLMSLDGEFAFVIEREGKYYAGRDPIGIRPLFYGYGPEDGKIAFASEVKALQGLCKDIKPFPPGHYYADGEFTPYFDVREIKPREKEDLEAVYQGIHDHLVEGVRKRLDADAPVGFLLSGGLDSSLVCAIAAKLSDRPIKTFAVGIDTNPIDLKYARIVADYLGSEHHEVIFTKEEAFEHLRELVHKLETWDITTIRASMGMSLVCKYIREKTDVKVVLTGEVSDELFGYKYTDFAPSPLEFQKEAQKRVHELYLYDVLRADRSISSHSLEARVPFSDKAFIEYVMGIAPELKMNWSGEGKFLLRKAFDHSGYLPNEILWREKAAFSDAVGHDMVDWLKALAGEKYSEEELSKASEKYPYATPFTKESLMYRDLFEEHFPGLSGLITDFWMPNKEWENCQVDDPSARVLPNYGASGE
- a CDS encoding Lrp/AsnC ligand binding domain-containing protein, coding for MADNYEIDSIDKKIIKLMEKDARMPFLEMARKIGVSGGTIHQRVEKLREAGVIIGSTIKVDYSKLGHNVVVLLGLHLVNARDIHKVIDKLEKMDEIVEAYYTTGDYALIVKIIVKDINHFHEFLIGKIQMIKEIQSTESFISLKQVINKSLNV
- a CDS encoding sulfite exporter TauE/SafE family protein; its protein translation is MIFLLYLLVGAFVGTLSGLFGIGGGVVIVPTLLFLFQKQGFSPDIRMYMALGTSLATIVITASASTLRHYNMGNLLFDITKKFLVPMIVGISFGAYLVNIVKAQTLEFIFICYLYLVSLKMIFYKSKVEEPKETSNFLFNFTGFIIGLKSSVLGIGGGTISVPFLTWRGYQMKNAVAISASLGIPIALFSSSFYVYNGLDKATPEYSLGYIYLPAFLGISIASFFFTKFGARISSVANQAILKKLFALLLIGIAVKKTLTYLGH
- the folE2 gene encoding GTP cyclohydrolase FolE2, with amino-acid sequence MKNIEALRNSREDILNCQIKDETGLNDFQKTANEVHIAIPKVGIERFRIPLNFEHRDGTVRSTDAQASMFVFLEAHKTGANMSRFCNILQAEGLEKNVNNQFFATVLRRYRTDLRDYDTEPLIPQAHLTLDFNYPVKQQSLKSGNWGWQYYKVSMEGVEGRDGIPLINLTMEYEYSSTCPCSLSMSKQYEEQYRNGETTEGSGIASAHSQRSVATITATYKAESNFHLEDLVDLMRIALPTETQSLVKRLDEQAFAILNGDNPMFVEHSTRRISEVLNSAEEILDWQAKVEHLESLHSHNAVGYIRKENPKI